The following DNA comes from Girardinichthys multiradiatus isolate DD_20200921_A chromosome 2, DD_fGirMul_XY1, whole genome shotgun sequence.
ATCCATACAATCTAAATACAAACTGTATGATTAAGGCAGCCCAAAAATAGCCCCTTATTATAACAAGCAAAATGTACCCAGGTATACCTGAGACCTTTactaaaagatgaaaaacattatgTTTATGTAACATAATCTCAAGACATACATTTGCAGTCATCACCACGATATCACACGTTTGAACTGCCTCCTGGAGGAGGATTATCGGCActgaaaatcaaagaaaaaaaaaaaaaaaagaataatttagTTAGAGATGGAGGACTTTTATTTGTATCAAAGCTTTAAAATCATTCAGTGTTGATCTCCCATCAGGAAAACACTTAAAGCAGAGCTTCCCCTCCCTGTAAAGACTGACAGGTAAAGCCACGTTTGTGGCATGTGATTAAGGGAGCTTCAATACCTTATTGTCCTTTCAGTTCAAGCTGTTTTTAGTATATCTGTTCAAATCAAATATTCATGATTCTGCCAAATAGGCTGTGGCCACCCGGAATGTTATCAACTCATTAAATGGCCGTTATTAGTAGTTATCATCCCCATTGGATGCTATCAGATGGTCCCTCCTGTGCCTCCTAGTGGGCCCAGTAGGTCGTTATCACCAATTAGTAAGGTGAATTGCTGCTGGGTCGCAGCTTTAATGGATGGACCTGTTCACTTCACACAGGAGCGACGTCACGTGTTAGCAGGTAATTCCCAAATGATGTGCATTTCTTCCGTTTTCGCATTACTTTCTCATTAACATAACCCGTATTAGAAAGAAAAGGTGCAACTTTGTTTGATAGTGTTGCCTGAAAATCGTTTATTACTTTTGTGATGGCGATGCTAACGTATTTGCGACAGTGGTATATTTAGAGCGATGCTAACGTATTTGCGACAGTGGTATATTTAGAGCGATGCTAACGTATTTGCGACAGTGGTATATTTAGAGCGATGCTAACGTATTTGCGACAGTGGTATATTTAGAGTGATGCTAACGTCAAATCCACGTGATTGTTTAGAAACGAATAACGTAACTAACGCTAAGTTACCCTTTGGGTTTCATTGAGTAATAATATTCTCAATTTGACAAGATAATTGTTGCTAGCATTTTAGTTAGATGAGTTGGGCAACTGACCTGCATTAAATTTACATAGCTGTGCTCACAGTGATTTGACGTCTGTGTCTTTGAATTGCTTTATAACCTTAACAGCACCGTCACCTGAACTGTCTTATAGTTAATGTTGGAACAACTGGGTGATTAGTCACTCATAATTCAATACCCTTTCTGTCAAAATAGCGCCATGTCTGCAAATATTCATGCAGCACTACCTGAAAAACATGTTAGCttctttttagaaatatttatgtttttgtctttcttttaggCTCAATGTCAAGAAGAGGTATGTGTAACAGCCCTAAATCAATGCCTAAATGGTGATCTATATAACAAGATGGAGCAAAATATTTGATTGTTCTCAGTATTATCTTTGCCAAtaatcatttgttttgttttgattatttttggaTAAGAGAGAACTTTCATATCAGATGAGCAAAAAGATCTGCGCTCCAAGAAGGAATGACCAGTGTGGTCTCACCAATGATAGCTGCAGCGGCGGAGGCCACTGGTTTGGCACCAGTTGTTATAGACGTAAGTTTATTCATGCTGTTACTACAGATAGAAATTGGCATGTCTATTGTAAAATTGTAATATGTATGAAAATAGAATCAAAGTGATTCAGTTTTAATAAGTTGctttattgtgttgttttgctctttctttctgtcttttagAACTGGATTGGAAATTATAGAAGGTCTCTAAAAACGCCGGCCTTTCCTAAACCACAGAAGACCAAACTGTACACACGAGAACTTTCAGCTTACAATCTTTTTTGCAGGGATCTCCTGCGGAACAAGGGTGagagaaggttttttttaaagctgtcaTTTTGACAATTATTGTATTGCACCAGAAACATGTTCATATCAATATATTTGGGATAATATCAGGagtaaaataacatatttttcacAGTTCATGTGTGTCTGTAGAATAATCATATCTTGCTTATGTTATTGTAAACTATATATTGTTCTGTGTTATATTCACTTTCTGTCTGGCCTAGTTTCTAGTCACACTGGGAATTCATCAGTGTTTTTACAACACATCCAGCATTTTGTAACTTatgttctaaaattatttaagatATAATGGAATTTGAGAGAGGTTCCTTGAGTTTTGACTTTCAAGGTACACTGTATGCTCATTCCACTGATAATTACATTATAATGATTTTGCTTGAGTTAATATTGAATGTACATTTTGTATGTGTAATAACCCTCTCAGAACTGTATCTCACATAAAATAAGAAAGCCGGGCTATATTTATTCTATTCCGAATGAGTAAAGGGTATTTTCGTTTTAGTTTGTTTCAGGAGACTTGATATTTGGACCACATACTGCACTAGGTGCCACTTCTAAACTCCTGAGGAGTTATTTTTAAATGCCATACTtattagttatgtttctatattTCTCCATATTTACACTAATGAAGACAGGGTGAGCCAGTAGGCATTACTACAGTCTTAAtggattgttttttgttgtttttttttaatcatcaggCAACCTGAAAGATATAAAGTTGAAATGGTCCTCATTAGgagaagcagagaagaacaagtaCCTTGAGGAGTCGTCAGCTCTTAAAGCTGAAGGGAGAACACAGCACCGTAGCCCTGAGATGAGGGAGCTTAAAGTTAAAAAGCACCTTAAGCAGCTCAAGTTTGTCATATATAGTCGGACCCTTTAGTAATGTATAGTTAAGGATGTTTCTTAACCGTTTTGATATAAAttgttgtgaaaaagtatttgtaccctttcagattttttctgtgtttacttttctgtcacacttaaatTTTCATATCATAAAAACCATTTtaagataaccagagtaaacAGAAAATGAGTTTTCAAATATTGGTTTTattcattaagggaaaaaactatttaaaccaaCCTGATCCTCTGTGAAACTGCAGTGTAACCCCttgttaaattatgaattaactgtgattcagATCAGTTTCACAAGCCAAACCCAGGCTTGATTTTATCCTGACCTCTAGTTAGAAAAAAggcatttggaaaataatttgaacaATAAGCCTTGCATATCCATGCTTTACTATCTATTAAaggaaaaatccttttttatgttATGACTTTTACATGTCATTTATATTAATTCACACAAATACTACATCCATCCGCTCCTGGCTCAGCTCCACCTGTCAAATGTTAGAACCCATTGTGGCCCATGAATCAAAAAGTTTGCCCACCCCTATATTAGAAGAAAACCACATCTGACCATAAATAACACATATACCATCTGGCATTTACCAAAAAGCGTCTTAAAAATGCCAACAAATATTCTGtagactgatgagacaaaagtggaccaTTTCAGAAGGTTTGGGTCTTGTTACATTTGAGCTAAAACTAACGCAGCACTTCAGAAACAGACCATCATaccgacagtcaaacatggtatTGGAACTGTGAGGATTGAGTATTAGTATGaccttaaacacacacactataCTCTAAAACCCTCCAGCCTGGCTGAATGAACACATTTCTACAAAGAGTGAGCCCTATTACCTCAGTAGCCATtttaaagactcattgccagttatgcAAACTCTTCATGTCAGGTTGGCACAACTAGTTATAAAGTTTAGGAAGCAGTTACTTTTTCCCATAGGGCCAAGTTGGTTGGAATAGCTTTTTTCcataaatgaatgaaatcatcatttgaaaacatatgtatttactcaggttatctttatccaataaaaacatttttttgatgCTCTGAAAGATTTAAGTGCGACTAAAGCAGAAATAGAATAAATCTGAAAGAGGGAAAACACTTTTTTCCCGTCACTCTAAGCAATCTATGGTTcaataatggaaaataaaaatattcgaAAGACCAACATATATGTATCATTcaatgttacttttttttttcaactctcTTAATTTCATATACGCTTGATGTTTTTTCATCACTCTCTTACTCTAATCACTGTTCAAGGTATCCAGTCTTGAGATCCTGGGGGTGGAAACTGCTGCGATGTTGTTCTATTGTCAGAAGCCCAACTTAGAAGTACTTGAAGTAAGCAGCAAAGGAGCTGCTGCTTTTTTGGATTCAACTGAGACCCTCAGCAGTTTTGCTTTGCATTTTAAAGGTTGAGACATACCGATTAACATGGATAACTCAAACTAATCAAGTGGTGCAGTTACTCactatttacagttttttttttccactgtgttttcAGGAAGCTCTTCTTCTGCTTCTGCTGCCAAAGAGACAGTTGATGCCCTAGTTAAGAAGGTGCAGGAGGTATTCAACCAAAAATACAGTAAGGGTGCATTATAACACTATAATAAAtttaaagtcaaaagaaatGATCAAATTGAGGTATTCTTATTCTTTGCctttaattaaagtaaaaattaaaatcataGGTCTGCAGTGATCATTCACTTGTCTGTCTGCTTAACTGCTAATATTTCTAACCTTTTGAAACATTTGCCCCTCATTTTAGATGACGCGGGAGGCAGTGGGAGGCTACCGTACCAGTCTCTTCAAAATCATAGCATCATCATAAATGCTTCTGGACTACCTAACGGCCTGACCCTGAAAAAGCCatcccactatggaagaaaacagttatttttaaaagctgcaGAGCAAATTTCTTTTCATATAGGTGAGTGGTTTGCACATAAATTTTGACGGGCATACTGTTTACATATTGTCCATATAAGTAATCTAATTTTAAAGGTACTTAAGCATGTGGTGGGTGGTTGGATTATGAGCGAGATtttacatgacattaaaagtacATTGTAAGTTTATCACTTGCCTCATAATCACCTCAACAATTTGTCATACAGTAAAATTAAATCTAACTAGTAAATAACTACACTTTAATATAAGATATGAAATGTAATAGTCAACTCATCTCTATCATATTGGCAtctataaatgtttattttgttttattaatttgtggTGGTCAATACCACCTGTTCCTCTTAGGAAAAAGCTGGAATTGTTGTCTGCTAACAGATTCTACAGAATATAATAGAGAACTATGTCTGTTGttggtttaattcaattcagaaatactttattaatcctaaagggacattaaatgttgttgtagctcatattctgcaggtttcttcaaagagaagttgtagatgctgatatctgtgggcaggaaggatctcctgtagcgtccgtcttacagcagatctgaagaagcctctgactgaagacactctgttgttgtaggacagtctcatgaagataatgctcattttatgaagaatccttcctGCACAATCAAATCTCATAGCTTCATTTAGTTGAAATCCAAATGAAAATTTGAAGTCATAAGTCACAAAGTttttacctgaaatattttagaaatcTCCTTTTTTATAAATGGCACAGGTTTATTAACTGTACACTTTGGAAAATTTGGATAGCATTTAGGTTGTTTGGTATTACAGATTCTTGAACAATTTTTAGGGTTACATCTTTTGAATACTTtctctctgcttttctcttcaGATGTACAGAGTGTTGAGGAGGCAGTTCAAACGTGTGATATCGTGGTGATGACTGCAAATGTATGTCTTGAGATTATGTTACATAAAcataatgtttttcatcttttagtAAAGGTCTCAGGTATACCTGGGTACATTTTGCTTGTTATAATAAGGGGCTATTTTTGGGCTGCCTTAATCATACAGTTTGTATTTAGATTGTATGGATATTGTTAGGATCAGTTAAACACATCAGATTTGATCTTCACAGtgtcagtccaatttattgtaTAACTACAGATATCTACTGTACATGGTTATTGGCACTAATGGTCTGTGATAGAATAGTTACCATCAAAAACCCTGACCTGAAGCTGTCAACTGAACCAAACAGACCAAACCAATTTATCCTGAAATATGTCCAAGGCTACAGTTGTTAACTATTCGGATggatttataaatatcaagacAAGGGTAATTGCAATGTTTTGGTGACCATTTTCTGTCTAAATCAAAGCTTTTATTAGTTATCTGATTCCTGTTATTTTTGTGATTCTCAAAGTTTTTTATTCCTGTAAGTTTTTCTATAGTTTTTTGGTGATGTGTGTATCTGTATGCTTCTATTTGCCTTTTTGCTttgccacaaacacacctgaatttccccactgtgggacaataaaggctttttattttgtatactATTCTAATTAGCAATGTTGATTTATATGATATAACTATTTCAACTTTTTGGAAGGACACATTAAGAACAATTTTAACATTctgtaattttgtgttttttgtttggatCAGATACTGAGAGTGAAAATCAGACCCAAACTGTGGAAGATATTTTGGAGGGAATGTGTGGAAATGGTAAGTTTCTTGCATGCATGGGCTGTTCCAGACAGGAGCCAAGAGGGGCCAGTGCCCCTGCAGAGCTGGTCCTAGCTCCTGTTATGGCCCCTGCACTGAAGACATAatactaaatcaatttcttatgaTATGTGCTGGCACAGAAACTGTAACTCATTGGtccctttatatatatatataaacaatatatataaacaaaattagaaaacattcacatgcatttaatgatttcttaaagatgaatacttacttacttacttacttttaaagatgtcattgtacttttgtgaattattagaagtagattccacaatttccaggtttcctgaaatatttaccgacattttttcttgtcagtactggtattttctatgtaacaagtgttatggttcaaagacattcagcatttgaagaccctgacactgaggttagccaatgaaacagagcccccgaacaacattttacacacagtatttataccagaacaggacagtgttatctgttggggaattttcctaaccatcaaaacttctgataatggtttttgcagctttctccaataacacagaggttcagtgGGATGAGGCAATccaaatgacagtgttatctcaactgcaaagactatgtttttaagaccaaaacccttcttgagttcaaaggtgatatggttatctaaggaacagacctaactgcccttcctgacatcgcccctaacagatggatatagaataactgtaacccccctgaataaccttttactctaagatgaaaaagtaaatgttttagaaaagctacaggtaactaaaattatcattcctttttcctaaaatggagtctctcatgattcaaaaacaaacacatcattgctagagtcaatttataacttggaaacagtatactgaagttctttttttttctgttaatctcatattcgtcttacctctttcagctgcttttccagtatgttgacgcagaagctgaaggtttttctcgttccatcgatgtagtgaagcacaatcttttaattactttttaggtcttttctatttttgaactgatttagactggctcatatattcaacaaatagatcctgctgtaaagcaaaattaacttataatttctgtcaggttacacagttcattttattaggatttcatgtaataggtcaacattaagttgattatacctttaaaatataaaaggatgcatgtctttttgtttttagatgtattaacgcctgaaaaaacatacagattattaatggtggtgtgtccaagggggggggggggcgtaaccgtggatgctgattggttgtcgtcattaggggcgataccttaagtgagtcaattaaaacacaggggtgtgtttaagggtgttattaataatctgtatgttttttcaggcgttaatacatctaaaaacaaaaagacatgcatccttttatattttaaaggtataatcaacttaatgttgacctattacatgaaatcctaataaaatgaactgtgtaacctgacagaaattgtaagttcattttgctttacagcaggatctatttgttgaatatatgagccagtctaaatcagttcaaaaatagaaaagacctaaaaagtaaattaaagattgtgcttcactacatcgatggaacgagaaaaaccttcagcttctgcgtcaacatactggaaaagcagctgaaagaggtaagacgaatatgagattaacagaaaaaaaaagaacttcagtatactgtttccaagttataaattgactctagcaatgatgtgtttgtttttgaatcatgagagactccattttaggaaaaaggaatgataattttagttacctgtagcttttctaaaacatttactttttcatcttagagtaaaaggttattcaggggggttacagttattctatatccatctgttaggggcgatgtcaggaagggcagttaggtctgttccttagataaccatatcacctttgaactcaagaagggttttggtcttaaaaacatagtctttgcagttgagataacactgtcatttggATTGCCTCATCCcactgaacctctgtgttattggagaaagctgcaaaaaccattatcagaagttttgatggttaggaaaattccccaacagataacactgtcctgttctggtataaatactgtgtgtaaaaggttgttcgggggctctgtttcattggctaacctcagtgtcagggtcttcaaatgctgaatgtctttgaaccataacacttgttacatagaaaataccagtactgacaagaaaaaatgtcggtaaatatttcaggaaacctggaaattgtggaatctacttctaataattcacaaaagtacaatgacatctttaaaagtaagtaagtaagtattcatctttaagaaatcattaaatgcgtgtgaatgttctctaattttgtgtagatacaggggttggacaatgaaactgaaacacctgtcatgttagtgtgggaggtttcatggctaaattggaccagcctggtagccagtcttcattgattgcacattgcaccagtaagagcagagtgtgaaggttcaattagcagggtaagagcacagttttgctcaaaatattgaaatgcacacaacattatgggtgacataccagagttcaaaagaggacaaattgttggtgcacgtcttgctggcgcatctgtgaccaagacagcaagtctttgtgatgtatcaagagccacggtatccatggtaatgtcagcataccaccaagaaggatgaaccacatccaacaggattaactgtggacgcaagaggaagctgtctgaaagagatgttctggtgctaacccggattgtatccaaaaaacataaaaccacggctgcccaaatcacggcagaattaaatgttcacctcaactctcctgtttccaccagaactgtccgtcaggagctccacagggtcaatatacacggccgggctgctatagccaaacctttggtcactcatgccaatgccaaacgtcggtttcaatggtgcaaggagcgcaaatcttgggctgtggacaatgtgaaacatgtattgttctctgatgagtccacctttactgttttccccacatccgggagagttacggtgtggagaagccccaaagaagcgtaccacccagactgttgcatgcccagagtgaagcatgggggtggatcagtgatggtttgggctgccatatcatggtattcccttggcccaatacttgtgctagatgggcgcgtcactgccaaggactaccgaaccattcttgaagaccatgtgcatccaatggttcaaacattgtatcctgaaggtggtgccgtgtatcaggatgacaatgcaccaatacacacagcaagactggtgaaagattggtttgatgaacatgaaagtgaagttgaacatctcccatggcctgcacagtcaccagatctaaatattattgagccactttggggtgttttggaggagcgagtcaggaaacgttttcctccaccagtatcacatagtgacctggccactatcctgcaagaagaatggcttaaaatccctctgaccactgtgcaggacttgtatatgtcattcccaagatgaattgatgctgtattggccgcaaaaggaggccctacaccatactaataaattattgtggtttaaaaccagatgtttcagtttcattgtccaacccctgtatattgtttatatatatatatatatatatatatatatataaatgaccttgatgatttcatcttgacacagtcagattatggtaagtaaatgttaaatgcaataaaatatatatatatatatattatagttaacccttgacaatgtttcaatttatagatttgatgagagaggtaaacccgaatgatcaagttggagggttcagcggctggaatcgacagtcaaaattaagaaggcgaattatttccaaacaagaaaaacccccaacaacatctgaactttcttttaacacagaaattaaaactgattctttgaatactcctccgccaattatcatcatttcccctgaagacacaccggataagttaccggcacctccagaaagtaagtcctaagaactaactgtttttctttgagagtgaatgtattttatttatgtgttattagagacttttgttttaaacctcagataaaactgtttacagattcgactgagagctctgtggaagacatagttgtcgagcagcagcagcagcagggtagaaaaaaaataaaaattaaataaaaacaatatatatatatgtattttaagcatagttcaataaaatgtcatataaacctgtttacagatacatccaaagatgccacattgaatccgcccaccagaaggtcgcttttcaaagatcaagacagctttcagcagaacggcaccgtttcagtccaacaagaagtgaaatctggaggttttaccgcaaagaatcggagtaagataaaaaaaaaaaacttgtgtattttaaaaactatttttcgttttatttatgaacgctgtgctgcgcagcgtaagataacttttattgtcttctgtttttacagaatatttaaccccggccaaaagacagcgactctctgcgctacaaagcagagcaacgctagtgagtggattaatgaacggtacgttttaattcatacatacatactgaattaatttgaattcctttgttttttttccagctttaatgtgattatttcaatatatatatatatatttattatctatttatttattttttgttcattctccttacagaggtaacgttgatggtaggacagattggtcacagaaacggacaacgcaggaagacagtctctacagcctcacgggatcttcgtaataaggcctcatcgttaacgcttctggctgcatgtcagattctgttaaagaagcattttggtgacatcaaggtgattttaaactgaactgatcactgtgtttttttttgttttttttttctgtaggttagttttatttttattttgtttcttatgttcatagaaaatggataaccgaatcagacttgccctggatgaaataagaaatttagttaatgaacttaacgaaattcccgttaatgcagaagtagcagataacatcgttttaaatgcatctcctgctaacagtgaaaatgtaataaatgaacatcagcacggtgacgttttaaacgtaatcaatcaggctcttgaagatttaaatagagcattttgtccactcagtattgaggaaaatgattcacctgacagtcatcagaatccttctacgtcacacgccgcagatcatcacgggggtcatttcaatacggacgtagcagttagttctgatcaaatagagcgagatcctccagcggtggttgaacgtgaacattttaataaccatgaaataaggagaccttttaccataccgccgccctgtccaagtaacgttccagatttagcagcattctatacagacatcatgcgtattatcattgaattagccgacgctgcgagatcgttaaccagacgtaacgacgttgtgcagctggaattagtgggtgaaaatctcaatcgtcacatcacatttactgttacagatgatggaaatatgatcctgcctgctttcgaaaacttcctcgacgatttagtacaatcgaatgcaaatatacctgtagataataacatggaatttgttcttcaggttgttaatgacccagcaggaggttctaagcgtaaagctgcaggaacgttagactgtgaactgtttaataagaaaatgcatcatttgtatattataaacaataccggtaatcagttatgttttgcaatcagcctcgcacacgtctctgaccctgagctcacggatcacagtgctgtagaactggggaggagatggcagcatcaggcaggccttgacgagcaaacagcagttacttttagtgatattggtaaatttgaaaccattctgaagagaaaaattgtagtgtttcacagaaccacgggctctactgctctgtgtaaatttgagaccagtttccccgatcgttcaaaccctctgtttttgctgttatttcaaggtcattactatgggataaaaaatctcaaaggttttatggggtgcagatatatttgtaattactgttacgccagctatcagaatgccaatacacaccattgtgaaggttattgtccagtgtgtcgaacatataaatgtatgcaagagattagcaatcctgtaagctgtgcaggctgtcaaagaatctgtcgtaattctccatgtttcagcagacacagggaaccgcgcatcagaaatagtgctgaaaggcctatcagtgactgtgagttggtaaaactgtgtaaagtatgcaaacggatatacgttattccaatcagtaaaccgaataaaccacacgtgtgtaatgtaaaatgcagtatttgcggtgaaaatgtaccccccagcctagacattacatgcgatgatcataagtgttacattcagccttgcagtgcaattaatcagcttgatgataaactgattttttatgatttcgaatgcctcgtcaatgagagcggcgtgcataccccc
Coding sequences within:
- the LOC124858288 gene encoding uncharacterized protein LOC124858288 isoform X2, producing MTSVVSPMIAAAAEATGLAPVVIDNWIGNYRRSLKTPAFPKPQKTKLYTRELSAYNLFCRDLLRNKGNLKDIKLKWSSLGEAEKNKYLEESSALKAEGRTQHRSPEMRELKVKKHLKQLKFVIYSRTL
- the LOC124858288 gene encoding general transcription factor II-I-like isoform X1, whose product is MLFYCQKPNLEVLEVSSKGAAAFLDSTETLSSFALHFKGSSSSASAAKETVDALVKKVQEVFNQKYNDAGGSGRLPYQSLQNHSIIINASGLPNGLTLKKPSHYGRKQLFLKAAEQISFHIDVQSVEEAVQTCDIVVMTANILRVKIRPKLWKIFWRECVEMVSFLHAWAVPDRSQEGPVPLQSWS